CCCCCACGAGAGCCTCTTTAAGCGTAAGAAAGATCAATGCCTCATCGAACCGAAGTCCCGGATTAACCGCGCTAGAATACAACACGCCAAAACTGCAAATAGTCATTGTGAGACCAAAAAGAATTTTTGTGCGGGCGCCAACTTGCTCCCCACCGAAGATAGGCCAGGTAGCCAAGAAGCAAGAAATTCTCACTAGTAAAAGCAGGAAGAAAGCCATTTCGGCTTCAGAGAATTTGTATATTTCAAAGGCTTGATTCGCCACCCTTACTCCTATTGTCTAACTAAATCCACCATGCCGAGAAAGAGATCTTGTGTGAACGACTTCAAAACGTCGAGCATCCAAGGCCCCATCAAGATGAGCACAAGCGCAACAACAAGTATCTTTGGTATAAATGTGAGAGTCGCTTCGTTAATTTGGGTTACCGCCTGCATAACACTCACACCCAAGCCTATAATAAGGGCTGCAGCCAGCATAGGCCCCGCCACCAAAGTTGCCGTTTTCATAGCCTGAGTACCAAGCTCTATTATCATCGTCTCGTCCAAAAGTTTTCTCCTTAACCGAAACTCTTCACCATTGATCCGACGATCAACGACCAACCATCCACCAAAACAAACAACATGATCTTGAACGGAAGTGACACCACAACCGGAGGCAACATCATCATACCCATGGCCATTAAAACACTTGCGACAACCATATCTATGACAAGAAACGGGAGGTAAATAATGAATCCAATCTGAAACGCTGTTTTCAGCTCAGATATTACGAATGCCGGAATGAGAACTGTCGTGGAAACATCGGCTCTCGTCTTTGGCGCTGGCGACTTCGAAAGCCCGATAAATAATTGAAGATCTTGGTCACGCGTTTGTCGGAACATGAAAGACCGAAGTGGTTTTCCAGCGGCGTCTAGCGCCGCCTCTTGCCCCAGAGAGCCGGCGAGGTAGGGCTGGAGAGCTTCTTTATTAATTGTTTCAAAAACAGGTGCCATTATGAAAAATGAGAGAAAAAGTGCTAACCCTATCAGAAGTTGATTGGGTGGCATTTGCTGAACGCCCATGGCCTGACGCAGAAACGAGAACACAACTATAATTCTCGTAAAGCTCGTCATCATTATTAGTATAGCGGGCGCGAGAGCAAGAATGGTTAATACGGTAAGAATTTTAATTACATTTACAACTTCATTGGGATCACTAGTGTTTTGAAAACCGAGGTTAACCGAAGGAATTGTCATACCCTGAGCCGCAGCTGAAACAGGCAAAAGGAGTAAAGCTAAGAGAGTCAGTCGTTTTATCAAGAGAGTTTCCTCAAAGTGCGAAATCTCTCCTTAAGAACATCTTTAAGTCCGCTCATTTGAAAGTCCTCCGAATCAGCATCTTGCAGCCCTTGATTCTGAGCTTTGATGAGTTGTTTGTTGAATGCAGCTTCTGGCTTCTCAGAATCCAGTTCTTCTTCAAAAAGGGTGACTGATTTGATGAGGTTAATCTGACGATCAGTTACCCCAACAAGCATCGACTCTCCGGCTACTGAAACCAGAATCATACTTTTTTTAGGGCCCAAGTGGTGCTGGCTGATGACTTTAATGGTGCTTTCTTTAAGCGAGAGCCTGGATTTACCTTTGTATTGTCTGACAAATACTATTGTACCTAAAATCAAACATCCCAGTATTCCAATGGTTACTAATAGTTTCGGCCATCCACTCTCGACTACCTTAGCGGGAGCGCCGGGCGATTTGAATACGGGAATCTTAGCCTCGTCAGTAGTTGCGAGCACAATTTTTGACTCCTCTTCTTGCGCACCAATCAATGCTCCCTCGTCAATGACCTTTGCAACTTGGGGAGGTGGCGAAACTTCTATTTCTGTATTTTTGACTGGCGGCAACTGCGAAGTTTCCATAACTGATTTTATCTCAGTGGCGACCTTTGTAGAAACCTGGGTCTTTGCCGTCGATTTCTCGGGTTGAAACGCGGCAAGAACCTCTGAATCCGAGCCGTGAGCATCATTTTCAAGATTGGTATTTGCCTGTAATGAGCTGCAACTCAGTGCGAGCAGAATAGTTATTAGAGACAAAAGTTTCATGCCGACTCCATTCAGCTTAAGATTCTAAGTTAGTTGATCTAACTGCTTGATCTAATTATTTTAGCTGCTCAACTCTCTCTTTAGGCGAAATGACATCTGTCAGTCGCACGCCAAATTTTTCGTTGACGACGACGCATTCCCCTTTAGCAACCAGCTTGTCGTTTACCAAAATTTCCATCGGCTCTCCGGCGAGTTTGGTAAGCTCAATGACGCTTCCCTGGCCTAGATTCAGCAAATCACGAACAACCATTTTCGTGCGGCCCAGTTCAACTGTTACACGAAGCGGGATGTCCATTATCATATCTATGTTCGTGTCTTTTGTTTTAGCAGCCGACCTTTCAGCCGCAGCATCAAGTTCTTTTGCTTCGTGCTCTGCCACTTCTTCTAGGCCTTCCACAACTTTCGCCGCACCCTCTTCAGCCATAAATCCTCCCTAGTCCTCTATCTTGCGAATTAATTGAACTGCAGTATTTCCGTGACTTACCCCGTAGTAACACTTGAAGCGAGTAACACCCTCTACCAGCACCTGGAGCTCACCACTTACATCTTGGCCAAGCGGTACGACATCCCCTACTTTGAAATTCATGAGATCCTTCATAGTGATGTTTGTTTCGCCAAGGTTCACAAGTATATCTAGCTCTGTGTCGAGCAATTGTTCTTTTATTGTCGAAGCCCACATTCTCTTATCCGTTTGGTCAGACTCGACTTGAAACCCCGTAGAGAGTTTTTGCTTTATGGGTTCGATAGTTGAATATGGAAGAACCAGGGTGATTGTTCCATTAGCGCTCTCTAACTCGACGTCAAACGTCGATGCAATCACCACATCTGTAGGTGGCACAATACCCACAAACTGTGGATTGACCTCGGTCCTCACAAAGCTGCAGTCAATTTTGTAAACAGAGGCCCAAGCAGATTCTAAATCTTGAATGGCAAGTTCAACAACTTTTCTCACAATAGAGAGTTCAATAGGTGTGAACTCCTTGCCTTCAATTTTAGTATATGGGCGATCGTTTCCACCAAAGAAGTTATCTATTAATGCATAGGCCAATTTGCTTTCTATTACAAAAAGTGACGAGCCTCTTAAACCGTTGTATCTCAATACGCTCATGCAAGTAGGCATTGGTAACGTATTGATGAACTCTCCAAACTTCAAAAAGTCCGTGCTGGCATGATTCAAACTGGCAATTCTTCTTAGTGCTGAAGATAGTGAAATTCGAAAAGAGCGCATAAAGCGCTCATAGATAACGTCAAGCTGAGGCAGGCGACCACGGATGATGCGATCTTGGCTGGTAAGATCATATACGACGACTCCCTTATCGGGAGTGGTGGTAACGCCCCCGGCGCTATCGTCACTGGCGCCGCCGGAGCTGTCGCCTTCGGACACTGCGGCCAGGAGTGCATCTACTTCGCTCTGCGAGAGAACCTGATTCATTCAGTTCCTTTCCCCTTCGATTCCAAGTAATTAATTGAAAATGAACTCCGTAAAGTAGACCCTTTTAATTTTTCCACGGCTTAAGAATGAATTGATCGTTTCTGCTATTTCTTCTCGCAGTCGATCTTTGCCTTCTCTTTCACTCAAATCATTGAAGGACTTTGTAGAGAGCATAATAAGAATCATGTCGCGTATTTGTGGTTTACGTTTTTCAATCTCTTCTTGGACCTCGGCGTTTGATATTTCAAGCTCCATGTTTACTTTAAGTAACTTTGATCCCCTGCTTCCTGCGAGATTTACAACGAAGGTTTCAAGCGGAACCAAAGAGCCGATGAAATCCATATCAGATTCCTTTTCTTCGGCCTGAGCTTGCTTTTCACCCTCAATCACCTGATCAATGGTCGCTTTTTGGTCTTCTTTCTTTTTGTTTAAAAATAACATGACACCAACTCCGCCTATGGCCAGCATATTGAAAATCAACAACGCAATGAATAGAGTCGGTTTTTGTGCTGGCGCCGCTGGAGCGTCGGCAACTGCTCCCTTTTCTTCTGCTGCATTACTCTTTTCTTCTGCCACGAGCACTCCTTTTGGTCTGTGGTATGACCTCAACCACTTAATAAGCAAGCGCAGTGCCACACGGACTTCAGTCTGAATGCGAACGAAGTTTTGACGACTGTGAGTGGTGAAATGCAATTCAATAGATCTAGAGCGAATTGCTTTGTTAAAAAAAAACGGCCCTCGTAAGGGCCGACATATTTTTGGGCTTTTGCTGGCAACTGTTCGTCAAGGTATTGACGACAAACAAGTTTGTTTTGCGGCTACTTCACAATTTCTTTAATGAAGCCAGATTTCACAGCACCATTGTTAGTGAGGCTCACCAACTTGTCAGATGCAGCTTTTTTATCGGCAAATAGACCTATGTTGACCCTATACCAGTCTTCTCCATTAACTTTTGCAGCAATATAAAAAGCGTTATGACCTTTTGACTTCCAGTCTTCTGCAACTTTCTTAGCTGTGTCTTCTGCTTTGTGTGACGAAATCTGAATTGTCCATTTTCCGACTGCGGCGGCTGCAACATCTTGTGGCAAAGCATTTGGAAGCCGATTGGGCTCGGTCGGCTTAATTTCCTCAGGCGTCTTACCTTTAGCTATTCTGTCTGCGACGTTCTGAATTTTATCTAGCTTTGGCTTTGCTTCCTCTACCATCTTAGAGGTGTCGGCCTCTAAAAAGTCATGCTCGCCACTTCGAGCCAAGGGCTCCGATGGCTGTTCAAATTCCTTGGCCAGTCTCTCGATGTCTTCATGAGTCAGTATCTCATCAGGACTGACTTTCTGAATATCCTGGGACGGCACTGAAGCTAGATCTCTCTCAGTACCCACGCCATGCCCATCTGTACCGTGCTCCATTGCAGCCATTCTGTGTTGACTATCACTAAACTGTTTTCCAACAAAAGTGCCGATTGAAAACGACAACAATGAAATAAAGAAAACTAGCACCAATTTGATTAACGTGTCGGTTTTAGAACCCCCCGATTGCCCCATCCTTTAAACTCCTTCCAAGAACCACAATTAAATGTTACTCAGAAGCGACGTATCGGTCAAAAACAAACCCGGAGTGTCCTGTGTCTGATCCTCTTAGAAAGCGTCTTGCCGTTGCTATCGAGGCATGTCAACTTGCTGACGCAGTTCTCCTTAAACATTTCAATAGGTTGAAGGAAGTTAAGCATAAACCTGATGCTGGCTTAGTGACTGAAGCCGACGTTGAAAGTGAACAAACAGTCCAGTCTTTTCTCAAAAAGCATTACCCCCACGATGCATTTGTAGGCGAAGAATCCGGACTTCAGTCTGGCGCAGATGCAACAAGTGGCCGCTGGATTTGCGACCCTCTTGATGGGACCACCAATTACGTAAACGGCTTTGACTACTTTGGAGTGTCACTCGCTTATGTTGAGGGCAAAGAAACTCTACTAGGCGTGACGACTATTCCGAGGATGGGTCGAACATTTCATGCTACCAAAGGTGGGGGCTCCTTTCTGAACGGCGAGAGAATCTCGGTACGAATGACGAAAAGTCGCCTCTCTGAATGCTTTCTTGCAACCGGGTTTTCTTACTCCGTCGGACCTATACTTTCAAAA
This genomic window from Bdellovibrionales bacterium CG10_big_fil_rev_8_21_14_0_10_45_34 contains:
- the fliQ gene encoding flagellar biosynthetic protein FliQ; the encoded protein is MDETMIIELGTQAMKTATLVAGPMLAAALIIGLGVSVMQAVTQINEATLTFIPKILVVALVLILMGPWMLDVLKSFTQDLFLGMVDLVRQ
- the fliP gene encoding flagellar biosynthetic protein FliP, producing the protein MTIPSVNLGFQNTSDPNEVVNVIKILTVLTILALAPAILIMMTSFTRIIVVFSFLRQAMGVQQMPPNQLLIGLALFLSFFIMAPVFETINKEALQPYLAGSLGQEAALDAAGKPLRSFMFRQTRDQDLQLFIGLSKSPAPKTRADVSTTVLIPAFVISELKTAFQIGFIIYLPFLVIDMVVASVLMAMGMMMLPPVVVSLPFKIMLFVLVDGWSLIVGSMVKSFG
- the fliN gene encoding flagellar motor switch protein FliN, whose protein sequence is MAEEGAAKVVEGLEEVAEHEAKELDAAAERSAAKTKDTNIDMIMDIPLRVTVELGRTKMVVRDLLNLGQGSVIELTKLAGEPMEILVNDKLVAKGECVVVNEKFGVRLTDVISPKERVEQLK
- the fliM gene encoding flagellar motor switch protein FliM → MNQVLSQSEVDALLAAVSEGDSSGGASDDSAGGVTTTPDKGVVVYDLTSQDRIIRGRLPQLDVIYERFMRSFRISLSSALRRIASLNHASTDFLKFGEFINTLPMPTCMSVLRYNGLRGSSLFVIESKLAYALIDNFFGGNDRPYTKIEGKEFTPIELSIVRKVVELAIQDLESAWASVYKIDCSFVRTEVNPQFVGIVPPTDVVIASTFDVELESANGTITLVLPYSTIEPIKQKLSTGFQVESDQTDKRMWASTIKEQLLDTELDILVNLGETNITMKDLMNFKVGDVVPLGQDVSGELQVLVEGVTRFKCYYGVSHGNTAVQLIRKIED
- a CDS encoding flagellar protein FliL, with product MLAIGGVGVMLFLNKKKEDQKATIDQVIEGEKQAQAEEKESDMDFIGSLVPLETFVVNLAGSRGSKLLKVNMELEISNAEVQEEIEKRKPQIRDMILIMLSTKSFNDLSEREGKDRLREEIAETINSFLSRGKIKRVYFTEFIFN
- a CDS encoding inositol monophosphatase; its protein translation is MAPSFKLLPRTTIKCYSEATYRSKTNPECPVSDPLRKRLAVAIEACQLADAVLLKHFNRLKEVKHKPDAGLVTEADVESEQTVQSFLKKHYPHDAFVGEESGLQSGADATSGRWICDPLDGTTNYVNGFDYFGVSLAYVEGKETLLGVTTIPRMGRTFHATKGGGSFLNGERISVRMTKSRLSECFLATGFSYSVGPILSKQMKLFETMVRSTTAVRRPGAACLDLAFVSAGVFDGFWEYDLQPWDLVAGELLVREAGGLTCNERGQPYSIDSTGVIAGSPKIFEELKGRILEN